In one Pueribacillus theae genomic region, the following are encoded:
- a CDS encoding pyrimidine-nucleoside phosphorylase, whose translation MRMVDLIQKKRNGKALTSEEIQFFVDGYTNGDIPDYQASALLMAIYFKGMTSEETAILTQAMVDSGETIDLSQIKGNIVDKHSTGGVGDKTTFIIGPLVASVGVPVAKMSGRGLGHTGGTLDKLEAIEGFNASLSKEQFIQNVNIYKLAVAGQTGNLAPADKKLYSLRDVTATVDSIPLIASSIMSKKLACGADNIVLDVKTGSGAFMKSLEESEALANEMAAIGKNLGKKIVAVISDMNQPLGYEVGNANEIKEAAEILKGKRVEDLRILSLEIASHMAVMAGAYSNYRRAYHELEKNLENGRAFLAFKSFIEAQGGNVERIENLHTLPNAKYHIEVKSDKNGYVSAIDAESIGLAAMLLGAGRATKEDEINHGVGITLKKKTGDKVTMDETICILHSDDETPEEAIKKAAGAFCFSNQPPSPAKVIHKVIT comes from the coding sequence GTGAGAATGGTAGATCTTATTCAAAAAAAACGTAACGGAAAAGCGTTAACTTCGGAGGAAATCCAATTTTTTGTTGATGGTTATACGAACGGAGACATTCCCGATTATCAAGCGTCGGCATTGTTGATGGCGATTTATTTTAAAGGGATGACATCAGAGGAAACAGCCATTCTTACTCAAGCGATGGTTGATTCAGGCGAGACCATTGATCTATCCCAAATTAAAGGGAATATTGTTGATAAGCATTCCACCGGCGGGGTAGGGGATAAAACGACGTTTATTATTGGCCCTTTGGTTGCATCTGTTGGAGTGCCTGTTGCTAAAATGTCTGGCCGCGGCCTTGGGCACACAGGAGGCACACTGGATAAGCTTGAGGCAATCGAAGGATTTAACGCCTCGCTGTCAAAAGAACAGTTTATTCAGAATGTCAACATATATAAACTTGCAGTCGCAGGACAAACGGGCAATTTAGCTCCCGCTGATAAAAAGCTCTATTCTCTTAGGGATGTAACTGCTACTGTCGATTCCATCCCCCTCATTGCCAGTTCGATCATGAGTAAAAAGTTAGCCTGTGGCGCTGACAATATTGTTCTTGACGTAAAAACAGGATCGGGCGCTTTCATGAAATCGCTTGAAGAGTCTGAAGCATTGGCAAATGAGATGGCGGCCATTGGCAAAAATCTCGGAAAAAAAATTGTTGCGGTGATCAGTGATATGAATCAGCCGCTCGGGTATGAAGTAGGCAATGCAAATGAAATAAAAGAGGCAGCAGAGATTTTGAAAGGAAAGAGAGTGGAAGACTTACGGATTTTGTCACTTGAAATTGCATCTCATATGGCGGTTATGGCTGGGGCTTATTCAAATTACCGACGGGCATATCATGAATTGGAGAAAAATCTTGAGAATGGCAGAGCGTTTCTTGCATTTAAAAGCTTTATTGAAGCTCAGGGTGGTAATGTTGAAAGGATAGAAAACTTGCATACATTGCCAAACGCAAAATACCATATCGAGGTAAAATCCGATAAAAATGGTTATGTTTCAGCAATCGACGCAGAATCTATTGGGCTCGCTGCTATGCTTCTAGGAGCGGGAAGAGCAACGAAGGAGGATGAAATCAATCACGGTGTTGGAATCACTTTAAAGAAAAAAACAGGTGATAAAGTAACGATGGATGAAACAATTTGTATTCTTCACAGTGATGATGAAACGCCAGAAGAAGCAATAAAAAAAGCGGCAGGCGCATTTTGTTTTTCAAATCAGCCCCCAAGCCCAGCAAAAGTTATTCACAAAGTGATTACATAA
- a CDS encoding putative holin-like toxin → MTVFESLSLTIAFGVLIAALSRDKKK, encoded by the coding sequence ATGACAGTATTTGAATCGCTATCACTTACGATCGCTTTCGGCGTTTTAATTGCGGCACTGTCACGAGACAAAAAGAAATAG